The genome window CTTGCCGCTGGACTGGCTCTGCATCGAGCGTACGGTCGAATGGGAATCCGCTGCACACTTGGCGCAACAAGAATTGCTGCCGACGGTGCTGCGTGGGTTTATTTTCGGCTCACCTGATCCTGCAGAAATTCCAGTTGAAACACGAACACGGAGAAAGGAATGAACTCGACTGATGCTGATAGCGACTCTGCTGCACTAGCAACAGGGTTTGCCTTGGGCGTGTGGTTGTTCACTGGTTTTCCAAAGTCCTAGCACGACTTAAGGTAACAAATGACCGCACGCCCTCTAACCAACTTAGCTTTTCCCGCGCTCTGCATTTTCGACTTCAAGAATCTTATCGCCAGAAAGTCCAAGATAAGCGCTCATCTGCTTGAGTAGCGTCTGATAGTGATTGGGATCAACTAGATTGAGTCGATACTCATTGATGACCTTAATCATCATGTTATCTTTCCAGTCTTCCCAAGCTTCTTTAGAAACTTTTTCGTAAATTTCCTGCCCCAAAGGACCAGCAAATGGAGCTGCCGCTAAGCCTTCGGCTTCTTTCTTTAATTTCACACAGATTACTGTTCTAGACATTTGCTTTCTCCTTCTTTGCCCTTCAGCTATAACAATCACGATATAATTTGTTATCGAATTAAGAGCAAGCTATGGACAAAAAATACGGCATCATCGGTTACC of bacterium contains these proteins:
- a CDS encoding oxidative damage protection protein — translated: MSRTVICVKLKKEAEGLAAAPFAGPLGQEIYEKVSKEAWEDWKDNMMIKVINEYRLNLVDPNHYQTLLKQMSAYLGLSGDKILEVENAERGKS